A stretch of the Bradyrhizobium arachidis genome encodes the following:
- a CDS encoding response regulator: MQPYVNEIIATLPDDPDHPADVLIAEDDPIIAIDFEDRLLSFGVKHVRTVASVARALQEIERREPDFALLDVELVREKSFAIAERLTALKIPLVFVTGYGAEVSIPAQFAKVPRLQKPCPSDALEAALRTRKL; the protein is encoded by the coding sequence ATGCAGCCCTATGTCAACGAGATCATAGCCACTTTGCCTGACGACCCCGACCATCCCGCCGACGTCTTGATCGCCGAGGACGACCCGATCATCGCCATCGATTTCGAAGACCGCTTGCTGAGCTTCGGCGTGAAGCACGTCCGCACGGTTGCGTCCGTCGCACGCGCGCTTCAGGAGATCGAGAGGCGTGAGCCCGATTTCGCACTGCTCGATGTCGAGCTGGTTCGCGAGAAGAGCTTTGCGATTGCCGAACGGCTGACGGCGTTGAAGATTCCGCTCGTGTTCGTCACCGGCTATGGCGCCGAGGTGAGCATCCCGGCGCAATTCGCCAAAGTACCGCGGCTGCAAAAGCCGTGTCCGAGCGATGCGCTGGAAGCGGCGCTGCGGACGCGCAAGCTCTGA